Proteins co-encoded in one Acidovorax sp. 69 genomic window:
- a CDS encoding tripartite tricarboxylate transporter substrate binding protein, which translates to MLSNDPLAFSSSRRHLLGASGALALGGFLPATASAQAAWPSKSVRFVVPFAPGGSSEIVARSTAAELGKTLGQSVYVDNKPGAAGNIAMGEVARAEDQHTLILGHIGTLAVNPFIFDKLPYDANRDFKPVSLLAKVPSLYVVHPDVPAKNLKEFIAYAKKNPGKLSYGSAGNGSAGHLAFEYLKMTADIFMLHVPYRGTGPMMTDLLSGRLEASAVGAAAMLPFIKSGKVRCIATGSAKRLPQLPDVATVAEQGFPGFEMTQWYGMLAPANLAPAHLEKLATETAKAVKAPASLERLNADAAEAIGGTPAQFAQFIAAEQERWKKVLLRAKVKPD; encoded by the coding sequence ATGCTTTCAAACGACCCGCTTGCTTTTTCATCCTCACGCCGCCACTTGCTCGGTGCCAGCGGCGCTCTGGCCCTGGGCGGTTTTCTGCCCGCCACGGCGTCAGCCCAGGCCGCCTGGCCCTCTAAATCGGTACGCTTCGTGGTGCCCTTTGCACCGGGCGGCAGCTCGGAAATCGTGGCCCGCTCTACCGCCGCCGAACTGGGCAAGACACTGGGGCAAAGCGTTTACGTCGACAACAAGCCTGGCGCCGCCGGCAACATCGCCATGGGCGAGGTGGCCCGCGCTGAAGACCAGCACACATTGATCCTGGGCCACATCGGCACGCTGGCCGTCAACCCCTTCATCTTTGACAAGCTGCCCTACGACGCCAACAGGGACTTCAAGCCCGTAAGCCTGCTGGCCAAAGTACCCAGCCTGTATGTGGTGCACCCCGATGTGCCCGCCAAGAACCTCAAGGAGTTCATCGCCTATGCGAAAAAGAACCCCGGCAAGCTCAGTTACGGCTCAGCGGGCAACGGAAGCGCCGGGCACCTGGCGTTTGAATACCTCAAGATGACAGCCGATATCTTCATGTTGCACGTGCCCTACCGTGGCACCGGCCCCATGATGACCGACCTGCTCTCGGGCCGCCTTGAAGCATCGGCCGTGGGCGCTGCCGCCATGCTGCCGTTCATCAAGTCGGGCAAGGTGCGCTGCATCGCCACCGGCTCGGCCAAGCGCCTGCCGCAACTGCCCGACGTGGCCACTGTGGCTGAGCAGGGCTTTCCGGGCTTTGAGATGACCCAGTGGTACGGCATGCTGGCCCCGGCCAATCTGGCCCCGGCCCACCTGGAAAAGTTGGCCACAGAAACCGCCAAGGCCGTCAAGGCCCCCGCTTCACTGGAGCGCCTGAACGCCGACGCTGCGGAAGCGATTGGGGGCACACCCGCACAGTTCGCGCAGTTCATTGCGGCCGAACAGGAACGCTGGAAAAAGGTGCTGCTGCGCGCGAAGGTCAAACCAGATTAA
- a CDS encoding response regulator — protein MRILLAEDDHNLGTWLSRALEHAGIQVEWVNDGRLADRALQQHDNYDALVLDLGLPGLDGQAVLQRLRDRDQRLPALILTARDSLDERVRSLNAGADDFLAKPFELAELEARLHALVRRARGNEHPRLTCGALVYDNARKQFTLRGEPLALSPREHAVLRVLVQRSGEPFSKQQILDRVFSDDDDVHPEAVEVFVHRLRKRLDGSGVRITTLRGLGYALEAE, from the coding sequence ATGCGCATCCTCCTGGCCGAAGACGACCACAACCTGGGCACCTGGCTGAGCCGGGCGCTGGAGCACGCGGGCATCCAGGTGGAGTGGGTGAATGACGGCCGCCTGGCAGACCGCGCCTTGCAGCAGCACGACAACTACGACGCGCTGGTGCTCGACCTGGGTCTGCCCGGGCTGGACGGCCAGGCCGTGTTGCAGCGCTTGCGCGACCGCGACCAGCGCCTGCCCGCTCTGATCCTTACCGCGCGCGACTCCCTGGACGAGCGCGTGCGCTCGCTCAACGCCGGGGCCGACGACTTTCTGGCCAAGCCCTTCGAGCTGGCCGAGCTGGAAGCGCGTCTGCACGCGCTGGTGCGCCGCGCGCGGGGCAACGAGCACCCGCGCCTGACCTGCGGCGCGCTGGTGTATGACAACGCACGCAAACAGTTCACGCTGCGCGGGGAGCCGCTGGCCCTGTCACCGCGTGAACATGCCGTGTTGCGCGTGCTGGTGCAGCGCAGCGGCGAACCGTTCTCCAAGCAACAAATCCTGGACCGTGTGTTTTCGGACGATGACGACGTGCACCCCGAAGCGGTGGAGGTGTTTGTGCACCGGCTGCGCAAGCGGCTCGATGGCAGCGGTGTACGCATCACCACGCTGCGCGGGCTGGGCTACGCGCTGGAGGCGGAATGA
- the hpnE gene encoding hydroxysqualene dehydroxylase HpnE: MKVAVVGAGWAGMAAAIAHTQAGRHVTVFEAARTVGGRARAVPGTLPDGTPAKLDNGQHILIGAYAESLRLMRQVGVDPNTALLRLPLTLQFPDGQGLQLPDLPPPLDALLGIGRAKGWGWRDKLALLRTATTWQLRGFRCAPITSVAQLCAPLTPRLMAEFIDPLCVSALNTPAHEASGQVFLRVLQDSLFSGRGGSNLLLPRADLGALFPQAAVHWLQQREGQVVTGQRIQRLLPLHGGRWQLAGATNVSEEPTPFDHITLACPSWEASRLVEGLASTAGLASAGRWSAAAGALRFEAITTVYAHASGARLPQPMLALRNTATHPAQFVFDRGPLDGQHGLLAFVVSASDGDRALIEQQVLQQAAVQLGLPALQPVQTVVEKRATFACTPGLQRPGMQVLPGLTACGDYVQGPYPATLEGAVLSGTAVAACVTAR, translated from the coding sequence ATGAAAGTTGCCGTCGTCGGTGCGGGCTGGGCCGGTATGGCCGCCGCCATCGCCCACACACAGGCAGGTCGCCACGTCACCGTGTTCGAGGCTGCGCGCACCGTGGGTGGCCGGGCGCGGGCCGTGCCGGGCACGCTGCCCGACGGCACCCCTGCCAAGCTCGACAACGGCCAGCACATCCTCATTGGCGCCTATGCCGAAAGCCTGCGCCTGATGCGGCAGGTAGGCGTGGACCCCAACACTGCGCTGCTGCGCCTGCCGCTCACGCTGCAGTTCCCGGATGGCCAGGGGCTGCAATTGCCCGACCTGCCCCCGCCGCTGGATGCCCTGCTCGGCATTGGCCGCGCCAAAGGCTGGGGCTGGCGTGACAAGCTGGCACTGCTGCGCACGGCCACGACCTGGCAACTGCGCGGTTTTCGCTGCGCTCCAATAACCTCGGTAGCGCAGCTTTGCGCCCCGCTCACACCGCGCCTGATGGCCGAGTTCATCGACCCGCTGTGTGTGTCGGCCCTCAATACCCCAGCGCATGAGGCCAGCGGCCAGGTGTTTTTGCGCGTGCTGCAAGACAGCCTGTTCAGCGGGCGCGGCGGCTCCAACCTGCTGCTGCCTCGCGCCGACCTGGGGGCGTTGTTCCCGCAGGCAGCGGTGCACTGGCTGCAGCAGCGCGAGGGCCAGGTCGTCACCGGCCAGCGCATTCAGCGGCTGTTGCCTTTGCACGGCGGACGTTGGCAATTGGCAGGTGCGACCAACGTCTCGGAAGAACCCACCCCGTTCGACCACATCACCCTGGCCTGCCCGTCGTGGGAGGCCAGCCGCCTGGTTGAGGGCCTGGCAAGCACTGCGGGCCTGGCCAGCGCAGGCCGCTGGAGCGCCGCCGCCGGTGCCCTGCGTTTTGAGGCCATCACCACCGTTTACGCCCATGCCAGCGGAGCGCGCCTGCCCCAGCCCATGCTGGCGCTGCGCAACACGGCCACCCATCCCGCGCAATTCGTTTTCGACCGGGGCCCGCTCGACGGCCAGCATGGCCTGCTGGCCTTTGTGGTCAGCGCCAGCGATGGTGACCGGGCCCTGATAGAGCAGCAGGTGCTGCAGCAGGCGGCCGTACAGCTTGGCCTGCCGGCCCTGCAGCCTGTGCAAACCGTGGTGGAGAAACGCGCCACCTTTGCCTGCACCCCCGGCCTGCAGCGCCCTGGCATGCAGGTGCTGCCAGGGCTGACCGCCTGCGGCGACTATGTACAGGGCCCCTACCCCGCCACGCTCGAAGGCGCCGTACTCAGCGGCACCGCAGTGGCCGCTTGCGTCACTGCGCGCTGA
- the hpnD gene encoding presqualene diphosphate synthase HpnD, which translates to MTPQQYVQQKAVASGSSFYYAFLFLPAPRRAAITAFYAFCREVDDVVDEVTDPGVARTKLAWWQAEVAKAYAGQPTHPVMLALMPLAADYGIEQRHLQAVIDGCHMDLEQTRYLDFAGLKGYCHLVAGIVGEVAARIFGQTDPRTTEYAHKLGLAFQLTNIIRDVGEDAMLGRIYLPVSELQQFDVKAHEILKRQYSDRFTALMRFQAERAHSLYDEAFALLPDADRCTQKPGLMMASIYRTLLREIEHENFQVLHQRIRLTPLRKFWLAWKVQALGRM; encoded by the coding sequence ATGACACCGCAGCAGTACGTACAGCAAAAAGCCGTGGCCTCGGGCAGCAGCTTCTATTACGCTTTTCTCTTTTTGCCCGCCCCGCGCCGCGCGGCCATCACGGCGTTCTATGCGTTTTGCCGCGAGGTGGATGACGTGGTCGATGAAGTGACCGACCCCGGCGTAGCGCGCACCAAGCTCGCCTGGTGGCAGGCCGAGGTAGCCAAAGCCTATGCCGGCCAGCCCACCCACCCGGTGATGTTGGCCCTGATGCCACTGGCTGCCGACTATGGCATCGAGCAACGCCACCTGCAGGCCGTGATCGACGGCTGCCACATGGACCTGGAGCAGACCCGCTACCTCGACTTTGCGGGTCTCAAGGGTTACTGCCACCTGGTGGCCGGCATCGTGGGCGAAGTCGCAGCGCGCATCTTCGGCCAGACCGACCCACGCACCACCGAATACGCCCACAAGCTGGGCCTGGCGTTTCAGCTCACCAACATCATCCGCGACGTGGGCGAAGACGCGATGCTGGGCCGCATCTACCTGCCCGTGAGCGAGCTGCAGCAGTTTGATGTGAAGGCGCACGAGATCCTGAAGCGCCAGTATTCCGACCGCTTCACCGCGCTGATGCGTTTTCAGGCCGAACGCGCGCACAGCCTCTATGACGAAGCTTTCGCCCTGCTGCCCGACGCAGACCGCTGCACCCAAAAGCCGGGCCTGATGATGGCCAGCATCTACCGCACGCTACTGCGCGAGATAGAGCACGAGAACTTCCAGGTGCTGCACCAGCGCATCCGTCTCACCCCACTGCGCAAGTTCTGGCTGGCGTGGAAGGTGCAGGCATTGGGCCGGATGTAG